From Vibrio crassostreae, one genomic window encodes:
- a CDS encoding ImpA family metalloprotease, with the protein MKKSNLLANLVLCVITLSLLGCGGGSGGESAQTGSGGSGGSGGSGGSGGSGGSGGNDGDGSGEPDINPIPQTAVQKALSTGNASYVDNSLEFIEASQALVAQYNEDYNHIKQALSQNSEGEPLRNLHWDPTHDTAIILPTYGFNDVILKTNKAMQDGYANQELVIGIAGYTSDDNRYAALASNPFRTKQRFPDSVNEEMDTWLKNLVRWTSSTDSPQNVVLAQLDQSHYFPDDQATRNWLTDNVNASMVINADNTCDGSKLSQCIEANNPDLLVLSQKLNDGDDIEDVISGLRLAFTKNIPVLYLHLDGGMTDLGNALFAEMNMTYVGDNYWRKLGLSNWDSTQLINQVPDNIFQQQALLQRLKDDSFTVDLNTCDDKSCPDESNMDEEFYIAANSIRSHLTSLDSKKVDLFTTDDYEYEKLLLLLADHYRQDVQYPLGKGVTERIDFLRSYYSDYAVYNSRVYNAAQPSLGNFSTKSFENVPLVTKTIALESKRNFRSAGVYALPGKTIKVTRLDSNEVSTSIAFNTLRSGATHEFSGNDGYARPKFLTSVTYPVKPGETIYLTSAYGGTLQVHFDTNDIDVELRFENVAQHPVWRSEADNDSFVAQLEEGNFDWAELITPGFEVHSKLEKMQDSVSPARWDKPQDMALATERYVHNLPHALAGFEGPGIDVIDEIQQYAKNQGWQVETIDIVKHMNADQANCGYGCSGNPYDAYWSFDPLGHGDLHELGHGLEKSRFRFSGWEGHSTTNYYSYYSKSRYYQETGKVSACQGLDFKGQFEILKQSRLEIDPNAYMATQNQANWSWGARIYIQMMMLSQEQGILTTGWHLLGRLHTIEREFNRLTKSEELWSANRGSIGFSDYTLEEAKAISSDDWQLIAMSYVTQRDMRAYLDMWGFSFENKAKQQVESLNLTTMPLKYFASENTGYCLDDFAKYPVDVDGSAVWPL; encoded by the coding sequence ATGAAAAAGAGTAACTTACTAGCGAACTTGGTTCTTTGTGTTATCACGTTATCACTTTTAGGGTGCGGAGGTGGTAGTGGCGGTGAAAGTGCCCAAACTGGTTCTGGAGGTTCTGGAGGTTCTGGAGGTTCTGGAGGTTCTGGAGGTTCTGGAGGTTCTGGAGGTAATGACGGTGATGGAAGCGGTGAGCCAGATATAAACCCAATTCCGCAAACCGCAGTTCAAAAAGCCTTGTCGACTGGTAATGCTTCTTATGTTGATAATTCCTTGGAGTTTATTGAGGCAAGCCAAGCATTAGTTGCTCAATACAACGAGGACTACAATCATATTAAGCAAGCTTTATCCCAAAACTCTGAAGGGGAACCTCTACGTAATCTTCATTGGGATCCAACGCATGACACGGCAATCATCTTACCTACCTATGGCTTTAACGATGTCATCTTAAAAACCAATAAAGCGATGCAAGATGGCTATGCCAACCAAGAGCTTGTCATTGGTATTGCGGGTTATACGTCAGACGACAACCGCTATGCAGCATTAGCAAGTAACCCGTTTCGAACTAAGCAGCGCTTTCCTGATTCTGTCAACGAAGAGATGGATACTTGGTTGAAGAACTTAGTTAGGTGGACTTCTAGTACTGACTCGCCACAAAATGTTGTGTTAGCTCAGCTTGATCAGTCTCATTATTTTCCTGATGATCAAGCGACACGAAACTGGTTAACCGACAATGTTAATGCTTCTATGGTTATCAACGCTGACAATACTTGTGATGGTAGTAAATTAAGTCAATGTATTGAAGCCAATAACCCTGACTTGCTAGTTTTGTCTCAAAAGTTAAATGATGGTGATGACATTGAAGATGTGATTTCAGGGTTACGTTTGGCGTTCACCAAAAATATTCCAGTGTTATATCTACATCTTGATGGCGGTATGACGGACTTAGGTAATGCCTTGTTTGCTGAAATGAACATGACTTACGTTGGTGATAACTATTGGCGCAAACTCGGCCTGTCTAATTGGGATTCTACACAGCTTATTAATCAGGTTCCGGATAACATTTTTCAACAACAAGCACTTTTACAGAGATTGAAAGACGACAGTTTTACTGTTGACCTGAATACTTGTGATGACAAATCTTGCCCTGATGAATCCAATATGGATGAAGAGTTCTATATTGCCGCAAACAGTATTCGTTCCCATCTAACATCGCTTGATAGTAAGAAAGTGGATCTGTTTACAACGGATGATTACGAATATGAAAAGCTGTTACTGCTACTTGCTGATCATTATCGTCAAGATGTTCAGTACCCATTGGGTAAGGGCGTGACAGAGAGAATTGATTTTCTTCGCTCTTATTACAGTGATTACGCGGTATACAACAGTCGCGTGTATAATGCGGCGCAACCAAGTCTAGGTAATTTCAGTACCAAGAGTTTTGAGAACGTTCCGCTCGTCACCAAAACCATTGCCTTGGAGTCTAAAAGAAACTTCCGATCCGCTGGTGTATATGCCTTGCCGGGTAAGACAATTAAGGTGACTCGCTTAGATAGTAACGAAGTGTCTACGTCTATCGCATTTAATACATTGCGTAGCGGCGCAACACACGAGTTTTCAGGCAATGACGGTTACGCTCGGCCGAAATTTTTAACCTCGGTAACTTATCCAGTGAAACCGGGAGAGACGATTTATCTCACGTCAGCCTATGGTGGAACATTACAGGTTCATTTTGATACCAATGATATTGATGTGGAGCTGCGTTTTGAAAATGTCGCGCAACACCCCGTTTGGCGCAGTGAGGCAGACAACGACAGTTTTGTTGCACAGCTTGAGGAAGGAAACTTTGATTGGGCCGAACTGATTACTCCGGGATTTGAAGTTCACTCAAAGCTAGAAAAAATGCAGGATTCAGTAAGCCCTGCGCGATGGGATAAGCCACAAGATATGGCATTAGCAACAGAGCGTTACGTTCATAACTTACCTCATGCGCTTGCTGGTTTTGAAGGCCCTGGAATTGATGTCATTGATGAAATTCAGCAATACGCAAAAAATCAGGGTTGGCAGGTTGAAACCATTGATATTGTGAAGCATATGAACGCCGACCAAGCGAACTGTGGTTACGGTTGTTCAGGAAACCCTTACGATGCTTATTGGTCTTTTGATCCTCTAGGGCATGGTGATTTACATGAATTAGGGCATGGGCTTGAGAAGAGTCGCTTTCGTTTCTCTGGTTGGGAAGGTCACTCTACGACGAACTACTACTCCTATTACAGTAAGTCTCGTTATTACCAAGAGACGGGAAAGGTATCTGCTTGCCAAGGTTTAGACTTCAAAGGTCAATTCGAAATACTTAAACAGAGTCGTTTGGAAATCGACCCGAATGCTTATATGGCTACTCAGAACCAAGCGAATTGGAGTTGGGGTGCACGAATTTATATTCAGATGATGATGTTGTCGCAAGAGCAGGGGATTTTGACAACGGGTTGGCACTTACTGGGACGTTTGCATACGATAGAGCGAGAGTTTAATCGTTTGACAAAATCAGAAGAACTATGGAGTGCAAATCGAGGCTCAATCGGTTTCTCTGATTACACTTTAGAAGAGGCAAAAGCTATTTCTAGTGATGATTGGCAATTGATCGCGATGAGCTATGTCACTCAACGAGATATGCGAGCGTACTTGGATATGTGGGGCTT
- a CDS encoding ABC transporter permease, with amino-acid sequence MFDLQGYEASILKGAVLTIEVALLSLILAMVLGMLGALAKLAPYRWARAIATLYTTVIRGIPDLVLMMLIFFGGQILLNNSLYSINEWLNEWFTSSDPNHEWTSYLPDYIDVSPFIAGVLTIGFIFGAYMAETFRGAIMAVDSGEMEAAKAYGMGPVLAFRRILLPQMIRHALPGFGNNWLVLLKTTALVSIIGLEDMVRVSALAAGSTKMPFTFYMTVALIFLFFTSVSTGLLKLVERKFSIHAR; translated from the coding sequence ATGTTTGATTTACAAGGATATGAAGCTTCGATCCTGAAAGGGGCGGTGCTTACAATCGAAGTTGCCTTGCTGTCGCTAATTTTAGCTATGGTTCTTGGTATGCTAGGTGCCTTAGCAAAACTAGCGCCTTATCGCTGGGCTCGTGCTATTGCAACCCTCTATACAACTGTTATTCGAGGCATTCCTGATCTCGTCTTGATGATGCTGATTTTCTTTGGTGGACAAATCCTTTTAAACAACAGTTTGTATTCCATCAATGAGTGGCTCAATGAGTGGTTCACCTCAAGTGATCCTAACCACGAATGGACCTCTTACTTACCAGATTATATTGATGTCAGCCCATTCATTGCTGGTGTCTTAACCATTGGCTTCATCTTTGGCGCTTACATGGCTGAAACCTTCCGTGGTGCAATCATGGCTGTTGATAGCGGTGAAATGGAAGCCGCAAAGGCCTATGGCATGGGACCCGTTTTAGCGTTTCGTCGTATTCTATTACCGCAAATGATTCGTCACGCACTGCCGGGCTTTGGTAATAACTGGTTGGTTCTGCTTAAGACGACTGCGTTGGTTTCGATTATCGGCCTAGAAGACATGGTCCGCGTTAGCGCATTAGCGGCAGGTTCAACCAAAATGCCATTTACCTTCTACATGACGGTGGCGCTGATCTTCTTATTCTTCACCAGTGTTTCGACAGGCTTACTAAAGTTGGTTGAACGTAAATTCAGTATCCACGCGAGGTAG
- a CDS encoding ABC transporter permease, with translation MDFSLIIESLPIYLGGLWTTAWMVCVALVIGLFVAIPLAIARNSPNMMINAPAWSFIYFFRGTPLLVQLYLIYYGMDQFFPVKDTLWENAWFCALVAFILNTSAYTAEIIRGAINGLPKGEVEAAKAYGMSTPKTYRRIILPSALRRALPAYSNEVIFMLHGSAVAGIVTIMDLTGAARLVNSRYYAPFESFLTAGLFYMALTFIIIAIFKFAEKRFLAYLRPLS, from the coding sequence ATGGACTTTTCATTGATAATTGAAAGCCTGCCGATTTACCTTGGTGGTTTATGGACAACGGCTTGGATGGTTTGTGTCGCTTTGGTCATTGGCTTATTCGTAGCCATACCGTTAGCTATCGCTCGTAACAGTCCAAATATGATGATTAATGCTCCAGCTTGGTCGTTCATCTATTTCTTCCGTGGCACACCATTATTGGTTCAGTTGTACCTGATTTACTACGGTATGGATCAGTTTTTCCCAGTGAAAGACACATTGTGGGAAAACGCATGGTTCTGTGCTTTAGTGGCATTCATTCTTAACACGTCAGCTTATACTGCAGAGATCATTCGTGGTGCGATCAACGGGTTACCGAAAGGTGAAGTGGAAGCTGCAAAAGCATACGGCATGAGTACACCGAAGACTTACCGTCGTATCATTTTACCAAGTGCTTTACGTCGCGCACTGCCAGCTTACAGTAATGAAGTCATTTTCATGCTTCACGGCTCTGCGGTAGCAGGTATCGTAACCATTATGGATCTAACTGGTGCAGCTCGTTTGGTTAACTCACGTTATTACGCTCCATTTGAATCTTTCCTAACGGCAGGTCTGTTTTACATGGCGCTCACGTTTATCATCATCGCGATTTTCAAATTCGCAGAGAAACGTTTCCTTGCTTACCTAAGGCCTCTTAGTTAA